In Actinoplanes sp. NBC_00393, a single genomic region encodes these proteins:
- a CDS encoding LOG family protein translates to MPDPLQPVLGGDAPFDATEFEIESRAEFDSHVRKNTLAGLVVLGVHLDRDPPDLTGVDVRGTLFVGCRLAGPDVEIDLIRRGAHLVPPFQTRPYPTHPALLYTADDLAAGFADGGFAGMYDTVVFDHFVAHGGAVPDIREALAQRLHDAGIDNALGKALSAWAAVHGHEGPVGIMGGHAELRGASAYRMVADLTRQLAGVGRLIVTGGGPGVMEAANLGAYFASRSENELSDAIDKLATAPRFQDHDPYTAAALAVRAAYPLPESDVAGRLKHGGLALPTWLYGHEPANLFAGQIGKYFSNAVREDSILRLSRGGIVFAPGWAGTVQEIFQAATKTFYRTDGPSGAFVFLGVEHWSALPVAELLGPLLARSPHGDQSDLIVVTDSLEEAMSALLR, encoded by the coding sequence ATGCCGGATCCGTTGCAACCAGTGCTCGGTGGGGACGCCCCGTTCGACGCGACCGAGTTCGAGATCGAGTCGCGTGCCGAGTTCGACTCCCACGTCCGCAAGAACACCCTGGCCGGGCTCGTCGTCCTCGGCGTGCACCTGGACCGCGATCCACCGGATCTGACCGGCGTCGACGTGCGCGGCACGCTCTTCGTAGGCTGCCGGCTCGCCGGGCCGGACGTGGAGATCGACCTGATCCGGCGCGGCGCCCACCTGGTGCCGCCGTTCCAGACCCGGCCCTACCCCACCCATCCCGCGCTGCTCTACACGGCCGACGACCTGGCCGCCGGGTTCGCCGACGGCGGGTTCGCCGGCATGTACGACACCGTGGTCTTCGACCATTTCGTCGCGCACGGCGGTGCGGTGCCGGACATCCGGGAGGCGCTTGCGCAACGGCTTCACGACGCGGGCATCGACAACGCGCTCGGCAAGGCGCTGTCCGCGTGGGCGGCGGTGCACGGTCACGAGGGACCGGTCGGGATCATGGGCGGGCATGCGGAGTTGCGCGGGGCTTCGGCGTACCGGATGGTCGCGGACCTGACCCGGCAACTGGCCGGCGTCGGGCGGCTGATCGTGACCGGGGGCGGGCCCGGGGTGATGGAGGCCGCGAACCTTGGCGCCTACTTCGCCTCGCGGTCGGAGAACGAACTGTCCGACGCGATCGACAAGCTGGCCACCGCGCCGCGGTTCCAGGACCACGACCCGTACACCGCGGCTGCCCTGGCCGTTCGCGCGGCCTATCCGCTCCCGGAGAGCGACGTGGCGGGCCGGCTCAAGCACGGCGGGCTGGCACTGCCCACCTGGCTGTACGGACACGAGCCGGCCAACCTCTTCGCCGGGCAGATCGGCAAGTACTTCTCCAACGCGGTACGCGAGGACTCGATCCTGCGCCTCTCCCGAGGTGGCATCGTCTTCGCCCCCGGCTGGGCCGGCACGGTCCAGGAGATCTTCCAGGCGGCGACGAAGACGTTCTACCGGACCGACGGGCCGTCCGGGGCGTTCGTGTTCCTCGGCGTCGAACACTGGTCGGCGCTGCCGGTGGCGGAGTTGCTGGGTCCGCTGCTGGCCCGTTCGCCGCACGGCGACCAGTCCGATCTGATCGTGGTCACCGATTCGCTGGAGGAGGCGATGTCGGCCCTGCTCAGGTGA
- a CDS encoding ADP-ribosylglycohydrolase family protein — protein MRAASGSLFGLAYGDSLGKPTEFQEYAQIVARYGPGGPRRLEGEPALVTDDTQMALAVGEALLEVHAVTPETFEPVLRRRFVEWAASPENDRAPGMTCLRACAALADGRPWTRATQPDSKGCGANMRVTPVGLMRGLTDDQRAGAAQLQAGLTHGHPTGLAASELTAYAVRWLSDGLPPADLLDALRERCASQRKVYRGDWLGELWQRPTVSSPEEFIALGWDECAAALDRVAEALAAGAYEGDPCLATGAGWIAEEALATALYVYLISPDEPVAVLGRGAASSGDSDSIACLAGAFAGAALGLPAFPAEWQTQIEYADRLFRLGAAWD, from the coding sequence ATGCGTGCTGCGTCGGGATCGCTCTTCGGGTTGGCGTACGGAGACTCCTTGGGGAAACCCACCGAGTTCCAGGAGTACGCGCAGATCGTGGCCCGGTATGGTCCCGGTGGCCCACGCCGGCTGGAGGGCGAGCCCGCGCTCGTCACCGACGACACCCAGATGGCCCTCGCCGTCGGTGAGGCCCTGCTCGAGGTGCACGCGGTCACCCCGGAGACGTTCGAGCCGGTGCTGCGGCGCCGGTTCGTGGAGTGGGCGGCCAGCCCGGAGAACGACCGGGCCCCCGGCATGACCTGCCTGCGGGCCTGCGCGGCGCTCGCCGACGGGCGTCCGTGGACCCGGGCCACCCAGCCCGACTCCAAGGGTTGCGGGGCGAACATGCGGGTCACCCCGGTCGGCCTGATGCGCGGGCTGACCGATGACCAGCGGGCCGGGGCCGCGCAACTTCAGGCCGGGCTCACCCACGGTCACCCCACCGGGTTGGCAGCGAGTGAGCTCACGGCGTACGCGGTCCGGTGGCTCAGCGACGGCCTCCCGCCGGCCGACCTGCTGGATGCGCTCCGCGAACGCTGCGCCTCGCAGCGCAAGGTCTACCGGGGTGACTGGCTCGGCGAGCTCTGGCAACGCCCCACGGTTTCCTCCCCGGAGGAATTCATCGCCCTGGGCTGGGACGAGTGCGCCGCCGCCCTCGACCGGGTCGCCGAGGCCCTCGCCGCCGGCGCCTACGAGGGCGACCCGTGCCTGGCCACCGGCGCCGGATGGATCGCCGAGGAAGCGCTGGCCACGGCCCTCTACGTCTACCTGATCTCGCCCGACGAGCCGGTCGCCGTCCTCGGCCGCGGCGCCGCCTCCTCCGGCGACTCCGACTCCATCGCCTGCCTGGCCGGCGCCTTCGCCGGCGCCGCGCTCGGCCTGCCGGCCTTCCCGGCCGAATGGCAAACCCAGATCGAGTACGCCGACCGCCTCTTCCGCCTCGGCGCCGCCTGGGACTGA
- a CDS encoding DUF3151 domain-containing protein: MQNLLPEPPATLLPADAQADKALAEAAATGNAAAFKAVAADYPAYSAAWAPLATDALAAGEPVTAYAYARTGYHRGLDSLRRNGWKGHGPVPWSHEPNRGFLRCLHALSLAAAAIGEADEAARCAQFLRDSDPAAADALS; encoded by the coding sequence ATGCAGAACCTCCTTCCCGAGCCCCCGGCCACCCTCCTGCCCGCCGACGCCCAGGCGGACAAGGCGCTGGCCGAGGCTGCCGCCACGGGCAACGCCGCGGCCTTCAAGGCGGTCGCCGCCGACTACCCCGCATACAGCGCCGCCTGGGCGCCCCTGGCCACCGACGCCCTGGCCGCGGGCGAGCCGGTGACCGCCTACGCCTACGCCCGCACCGGGTACCACCGCGGCCTGGACTCGCTGCGCCGCAACGGCTGGAAGGGCCACGGCCCGGTCCCGTGGTCGCACGAGCCGAACCGCGGCTTCCTGCGCTGCCTGCACGCCCTGTCCCTGGCCGCAGCCGCCATCGGCGAGGCCGACGAAGCAGCCCGATGCGCCCAGTTCCTGCGCGACAGCGACCCGGCCGCTGCCGACGCCCTGAGCTGA
- a CDS encoding chromosome partitioning protein, whose protein sequence is MEDEHADRDVEPFWAEEPETPVHGRAVQLPPSGVPLPGSGPPASQPHLPRAESPAAASPSPHPAEPPAAQSPHLAAASPPPPSASASAAPLPPAGSPAPASQPHLPPAGVIQVEPGVFRPVTDAVLPPGVHLPAQREPAEDAGGHANADSPWAQPPRRSQPTEPVAPVAPVAPEPVAPVAPVAPEPAQPTAASAQAAAPPASSRPTTPVLPAAGIHQPGTPAAAPPARQQPQAAPPPAAQQPPAGQQPPAGQQSPGGQQPPGSAPPSGAEAGNPFEELAWIGDGTPTAEEFARRRLAKPAQQTATMGARAMLHKGTLGLVKLAPGKRELEYKQDVEMVRRNFGGLRQVTVVNPKGGAGKTVAVLLLAMTFGQKRGGYVLAWDNNETQGTLGMRAQQDFHARTVRDMMRDLDLFQGAQGRVGDLSQYVRAQGEGMFDVLASDESATAGEMLTAGAFAEIRDVVSRFYKLIFVDTGNNVRAENWQAAMDATDQLVITMSARNDSAETAARMLDHLEQGGRRRLVRQAITVVTMPPTRKDIDLPAIQQHFAARTRAVLLAPYEKLIDSGEPIRYGELSANTRDAWLKIAASVAEGL, encoded by the coding sequence GTGGAGGACGAGCACGCCGACCGGGATGTCGAACCGTTCTGGGCCGAGGAGCCGGAGACACCGGTGCACGGGCGGGCTGTGCAGCTCCCGCCTTCCGGGGTCCCGCTCCCGGGCTCCGGACCTCCGGCGTCCCAGCCTCACCTTCCGCGCGCCGAGTCCCCGGCGGCGGCCTCCCCATCGCCGCACCCGGCCGAACCCCCGGCAGCCCAATCTCCGCACCTCGCCGCGGCCTCTCCACCTCCGCCTTCAGCCTCGGCGTCCGCGGCTCCCCTTCCGCCCGCCGGATCCCCGGCCCCGGCCTCGCAACCTCACCTCCCGCCTGCCGGCGTGATCCAGGTGGAGCCCGGGGTGTTCCGGCCAGTTACCGACGCGGTCCTGCCGCCGGGCGTCCACCTGCCGGCCCAGCGCGAGCCGGCCGAGGATGCCGGTGGGCACGCCAACGCTGACTCGCCGTGGGCGCAGCCGCCGCGCCGGTCGCAGCCGACCGAGCCTGTTGCACCGGTCGCGCCGGTGGCTCCCGAGCCTGTTGCACCGGTCGCGCCGGTGGCTCCCGAGCCTGCTCAACCGACAGCCGCTTCGGCGCAGGCTGCGGCACCGCCCGCCAGTTCGCGCCCCACCACGCCGGTTCTGCCTGCCGCCGGCATTCACCAGCCGGGAACGCCCGCAGCGGCCCCGCCCGCCCGGCAACAGCCGCAGGCCGCGCCGCCGCCGGCCGCACAGCAACCACCGGCCGGGCAGCAACCACCGGCCGGGCAGCAATCGCCGGGCGGGCAGCAGCCGCCCGGTTCTGCACCGCCTTCCGGAGCTGAGGCTGGGAATCCGTTCGAGGAGCTGGCGTGGATCGGTGACGGGACGCCGACGGCGGAGGAGTTTGCTCGGCGGCGGCTGGCGAAGCCGGCTCAGCAGACGGCGACCATGGGGGCTCGGGCGATGCTGCACAAGGGCACGCTTGGGCTGGTCAAGTTGGCGCCGGGTAAGCGGGAGCTGGAGTACAAACAGGACGTCGAGATGGTTCGGCGGAACTTCGGCGGTCTGCGGCAGGTGACCGTGGTCAATCCCAAGGGCGGGGCGGGCAAGACGGTCGCGGTGCTGCTGTTGGCGATGACTTTTGGGCAGAAGCGCGGCGGGTACGTGCTGGCCTGGGACAACAACGAGACTCAGGGCACCCTGGGGATGCGGGCGCAGCAGGATTTCCACGCTCGTACGGTTCGGGACATGATGCGCGACCTGGATCTCTTCCAAGGGGCGCAGGGGCGGGTCGGTGACCTCTCGCAGTATGTGCGTGCGCAGGGCGAGGGGATGTTCGACGTGCTCGCGTCGGACGAGTCCGCGACGGCCGGGGAGATGCTGACGGCTGGTGCATTCGCGGAGATCCGGGATGTGGTCAGCCGGTTCTACAAGTTGATCTTCGTGGACACCGGCAACAACGTGCGGGCGGAGAATTGGCAGGCCGCCATGGACGCCACCGACCAGCTGGTGATCACGATGTCGGCCCGGAACGATTCGGCCGAGACTGCTGCCCGCATGCTCGATCACCTGGAGCAGGGCGGTCGGCGGCGGCTGGTCCGGCAGGCGATCACCGTGGTCACCATGCCGCCGACCCGGAAGGACATCGATCTGCCGGCGATCCAGCAGCACTTCGCCGCGCGTACCCGGGCGGTGTTGCTGGCGCCCTATGAGAAGTTGATCGATTCGGGCGAGCCGATCCGGTACGGCGAACTCTCCGCCAACACCAGGGATGCCTGGCTGAAGATCGCAGCCTCCGTGGCCGAGGGCCTTTAG
- a CDS encoding diacylglycerol kinase family protein, with amino-acid sequence MYDVVLLSLAEGSGDACGSACGGCGTAAAAVCAPRTPVLTCADALRAAGARVETVMAGSDQEIDAVLARFDGPARPDGLTWPDPETKLRLVVASATDGQLRAVVRRLVRRYAPPPSKRPADLPSARTVPDLPPLAILPLDPGNTSDLAAQLGLPRTPAEVAAAVLNGDVRRLDLLRNDGGSVTLDGALLGGADDNGRAVPWRGRVEVDNALLTDGEEPVLACAVGNGGGYAEFDGLQLLADGDPTDGRVEVAVAVPVVVKQRFKGTRVRIEVRRARGRAVSVLPRDGDLQFLDDGVAGSTSRKRSWWTEPGAWAVYAG; translated from the coding sequence ATGTACGACGTCGTTCTCCTCAGCCTGGCCGAGGGGTCGGGTGACGCCTGCGGCTCCGCTTGTGGCGGCTGCGGGACCGCTGCGGCGGCGGTGTGCGCTCCGCGTACCCCCGTCTTGACCTGCGCCGACGCGTTGCGTGCCGCCGGCGCCCGGGTCGAAACGGTGATGGCCGGCTCCGATCAGGAGATCGACGCGGTGCTGGCCCGCTTCGACGGTCCGGCCAGGCCGGACGGCCTGACCTGGCCGGACCCGGAGACCAAGCTGCGGTTGGTGGTGGCGAGCGCCACCGACGGCCAGTTGCGCGCCGTCGTGCGCCGGCTGGTCCGGCGGTACGCTCCGCCGCCCAGCAAACGACCGGCCGACCTGCCCAGCGCCCGGACCGTGCCGGACCTGCCGCCGCTGGCGATCCTCCCGCTCGACCCGGGAAACACTTCGGACCTCGCCGCACAGCTCGGTCTGCCGCGCACCCCCGCCGAGGTCGCGGCGGCCGTGCTCAACGGGGACGTGCGCCGGCTCGACCTGCTGCGCAACGACGGCGGCTCGGTCACCCTGGACGGCGCGCTGCTCGGCGGCGCGGACGACAACGGACGCGCGGTTCCGTGGCGCGGCCGGGTCGAGGTGGACAACGCGTTGCTCACCGACGGTGAGGAGCCGGTCCTGGCGTGTGCGGTCGGTAACGGTGGCGGCTATGCCGAATTCGACGGCCTGCAGCTGCTCGCCGACGGCGACCCCACCGACGGCCGGGTCGAGGTCGCAGTGGCGGTCCCGGTCGTGGTCAAGCAGCGTTTCAAAGGCACCCGGGTACGCATCGAGGTGCGCCGGGCCCGCGGCCGGGCGGTCTCGGTGCTGCCCCGCGACGGCGACCTGCAGTTCCTCGACGACGGGGTGGCGGGATCCACGAGCCGCAAGCGATCCTGGTGGACCGAGCCGGGCGCCTGGGCGGTGTACGCAGGCTGA
- a CDS encoding adenylosuccinate synthase, whose translation MPVIVLVGAQWGDEGKGKATDLLGDRLDYVVKFNGGNNAGHTVVIDGEKYALHLLPSGILSPNVVPVIGNGVVVDLNVLFQEIDGLEARGIDTSRLRISANAHVIASYNRSMDKVSERFLGARRIGTTGRGIGPTYADKMNRIGIRVQDLFDESILRQKVTAALAFKNQVLSKIYNRSAVKGEEVVQELLSYVDRLRPYVADTALELSQAIDGGKVVLCEAGQATLLDVDHGTYPFVTSSNATAGGACTGSGIPPTRIDRVVAVLKAFTSRVGEGPFPTELHDKYGDYLREVGHEYGTTTGRPRRIGWLDLVIGRYAQRINGVTDFALTKLDNYDGLDEIPVCVAYDVNGVRHDEMPVNQTDFHHAKPIYETLPGWKEDISGCRSFDDLPKDAQRFVEFVEQRIGARISIVGVGPGREAVIERHSVLGA comes from the coding sequence GTGCCGGTGATCGTGTTGGTCGGCGCCCAGTGGGGCGACGAGGGCAAGGGCAAAGCCACGGACCTGCTGGGGGACCGGCTGGACTACGTGGTCAAGTTCAACGGTGGCAACAACGCGGGCCACACTGTCGTCATCGACGGCGAGAAGTACGCGCTGCACCTCCTTCCGAGTGGAATCCTCTCGCCGAATGTCGTACCCGTGATCGGCAACGGCGTCGTCGTGGACCTCAACGTGCTGTTCCAGGAGATCGACGGCCTGGAGGCGCGCGGCATCGACACCTCACGGCTGCGGATCAGCGCCAACGCGCACGTCATCGCGTCCTACAACCGCTCGATGGACAAGGTCAGCGAGCGGTTCCTCGGCGCCCGCCGGATCGGTACGACCGGACGCGGCATCGGCCCGACCTACGCCGACAAGATGAACCGCATCGGCATCCGGGTGCAGGACCTCTTCGACGAGTCGATCCTGCGGCAGAAGGTGACCGCGGCCCTGGCGTTCAAGAACCAGGTGCTGTCGAAGATCTACAACCGCAGCGCGGTCAAGGGCGAGGAGGTCGTCCAGGAGCTGCTGTCCTACGTCGACCGGCTCCGGCCGTACGTTGCGGACACCGCCCTCGAGCTCTCCCAGGCGATCGACGGCGGCAAGGTCGTGCTCTGCGAGGCCGGCCAGGCCACCCTGCTCGACGTCGACCACGGCACCTACCCGTTCGTGACCAGCTCGAACGCGACGGCCGGCGGCGCCTGCACCGGCTCCGGCATCCCGCCGACCCGGATCGACCGGGTGGTGGCCGTGCTCAAGGCCTTCACCTCCCGCGTCGGCGAGGGCCCGTTCCCCACCGAGCTGCACGACAAGTACGGCGACTACCTGCGCGAGGTCGGCCACGAGTACGGCACCACCACCGGCCGCCCGCGCCGGATCGGCTGGCTCGACCTGGTCATCGGCCGGTACGCGCAGCGGATCAACGGGGTCACCGACTTCGCACTGACCAAGCTGGACAACTATGACGGGCTCGACGAGATCCCGGTCTGCGTCGCCTACGACGTGAACGGCGTCCGCCACGACGAGATGCCGGTCAACCAGACCGACTTCCACCACGCCAAGCCGATCTACGAGACGCTGCCCGGCTGGAAGGAAGACATCTCCGGCTGCCGCAGCTTCGACGACCTGCCGAAAGACGCGCAGCGGTTCGTCGAGTTCGTCGAGCAGCGGATCGGCGCGCGCATCTCCATCGTGGGCGTCGGGCCGGGCCGCGAGGCGGTCATCGAGCGGCACTCGGTCCTCGGGGCGTAA